ccacctctcacaGGACAACAGCGAAGGCATCTCCTGCCAGGAGCAGATCAACCGCTCCATCTACTGGGCCGACGGCTTCGTCTTCGTCTATTCCATCACCGACTACGAGAGCTACCGCGTCATCCGACCCCTTCACCAGCACATCCGCAAGATACACCCCAACGCCAACATGCCCCTGCTGCTGGTGGCCAACAAGGGCGACCTGTTGCGGGCCCGGCAGGtgccggccggggaggggctgCGGCTGGCCGGGGAGCTGGGCGGCAGCTACGCCGAGGTGTCGGCCCGGGAGGGTTCCGACGGGGTCCACGCCGCCTTCCGGCAGCTGTGCCAGGAGGTGGGCCGGCTGGCGGGCGGCTGCCCGGGGGAGAAGCGGCGGGGGCTGCATCTGGCCCGCCCCAAGTCGCCCAACATGCAGGACCTGAAGCGACGTCTGAAGCAGGCCCTGTCCTCCCGGGCCAGGGCCCCCACGGCCCTGTGACCCCGGGCGCCATCCGATTTCTGCCGACGGATGCGCGGAGGCCCCGCTTCCGAGACTCCGGGTGGAGCCCGCCCACCCATTCCCATCAGATTCCCTCCCGGGACTATGTTGGACCAGTCTCCGGGCATGCCAGCCACCCGCGGCTCCCTGGGAAGTCGGCGTCTGGTAGAGGGGACCCGAGGATGGACGGCCAATCCCAACCCAAACCTGTcggtgccccctcctcctccatggagAGCCGTGGATCCTCAGCTCTGTGCGTACCCGCCCGGGACTACTGTGCCCGGGGCCTTAATGAACCCCGCCATTCGACCGTGGATGCCCGTTGAGCTCCACAGCTGGTACCCCACCCCTCCACCGGCTAGGGCGGGGACAAAGCTGAGCACTTGCGGGCAACAGGGACCGGACGGCATTTGCACGGGGCAGCAATAAAACTCAGCACGTGGCGGGCAAGGAACAGGGCTGAGCCTTCGTGAGAGGGAAGGAATCAGGCCTGACGTGTGGGAACAGGACAAGACTGAGCTCGTGCGGGAACGAGGACGAGGTTGAACACGTGCAGGGACAGGGACAAGACTGAGCGTGTTCAGGGGCAAGGGCAGGGCACCGGGGCAAAACTAAGCCCATGCCGGAACAAGGACAAGACTAAGCGTGTGCAGGGACAGGGCCGAGACAGAGCACGGGTAGTGACAGGAACGTGACCAAGCAGGTGCGGAGGCAGCTACCTTCTTGACCAGACAACGGCGCTGGTCACGTGTTCCCACGACACACTCGGTGACCAGGTCCGGAGAGAACCGCTTCTCCGGCCCTGGCTTTGAGCCCATCGTTGTGGAAGGTCAAACTCCCAGGCAGCTCTCTAACAGAGAGGGAGTGAGGCATGACTTCCTGCTCCGGTATccagggcactgaggcccggacTGAGAGACCTGTGAGTCTCTTTGTTTCCCTCCCGGACCTTTTCGGCCTTCCCGCTGGGTCGTCTGGTTAATCTCCTCCATGCCGTGAGGGCCCGTCTCCTTTTCTTCCTGTAAGATCCAGACCCCGAAAGCCGGGGCCTGTGGGCTGCAGGCCTGTTCACGTCTGGGTTACCTCAAGCTTCTCCTCCGGGCCTCCTTGTTAGCAGCCGGGAGTCTGTCCTGATCATCCAAACCCACGGGTCTCTCCACCGTCACCTGATCTGGCAGCTTTCCGGACTACTCCCGGCCACCGAGGGCCTTGCTGGAATTTAACTGTCTTTTAACGTCTCCCACGTTCCCgggcagtgggagcaggaggcggCTCCGAGGTGAATCCCTGGAGGCTCCAAAGGGAAATAAACTATAAGCAGGTGGGCCACCCAACCCCTGGTCTCCCAGCTCCCTCTGAGGCAGCCGACAGCTTCTCTGGAAACTGATTGTTCCCGGCTCAGCGGGTCAGCGGAGGGAGCCTTCTCAGATGGATGATTTTCATCTCAACGGTGTCTCTGAAGGTGGTCCCCAAAGCCACGGGCCCGCCCTATCCCGCAACAAATCCACCCCTCCAGAAATAAAATCCAGTCTCTTCTTCTCCGGGTGTGCGTGTGGGCTTTTCTCTGTGCCACCAGGATTCCACCGAGCTCCCCGGGCCAGTCTCGTTCCCCACTAGGATCAGAGTCGTGGGTTGGAGACACAGAGCCGGGAGATTTGGgggaccccatctccctcctcaggctccccctcccctgggcggGTGTGCCAcggttttttttttgaggatcTAAAGTGGGTGGTCAGCTAGACCCTGCCATTTTGGAACTGTTCTAACTAGATGGAGTCTCTGGGCAGGACtggtcggggcggggagggacagagagaggggaaaatacAGTCTCTGCCTCCTAAGGAGTGTAGTCTGTCAGGACAACACATGTGTATACGCACACGCACcgaggggagggcagaaggaggggaaaaggtccaGGGGAGCAGGTCTGAGGTG
This window of the Ornithorhynchus anatinus isolate Pmale09 chromosome 6, mOrnAna1.pri.v4, whole genome shotgun sequence genome carries:
- the LOC100682184 gene encoding ras-like protein family member 11A-like gives rise to the protein MSQLSSSFLLLPIPESPGSDSPANKIVKIVVLGGSSVGKTALVVRFLTKRFIGDYEANTGALYSRKFTIDGEQISLQVQDTPFVSLENNIRPRTRPVQGQTNQLFIHPATQQRPRDNSEGISCQEQINRSIYWADGFVFVYSITDYESYRVIRPLHQHIRKIHPNANMPLLLVANKGDLLRARQVPAGEGLRLAGELGGSYAEVSAREGSDGVHAAFRQLCQEVGRLAGGCPGEKRRGLHLARPKSPNMQDLKRRLKQALSSRARAPTAL